A window of Numida meleagris isolate 19003 breed g44 Domestic line unplaced genomic scaffold, NumMel1.0 unplaced_Scaffold533, whole genome shotgun sequence genomic DNA:
ACAGGGTGTTCTTTGCCCTGGCTCTCCCACCTCATATTCCTTTGGGATTCCAAAGATCTCGATCAGGCAGCACCGGAAATACTCCACCAGGAGTTCCAGCAGGCCTGGCAGCTAtgggggaggagaaaaatgggaggggaaggaaggaacgATGGATCAGTGATCATAAAATAACTTAGGCCACTGtgagcaactggaaaaaaacgCTGCATAAAGGGCAGAGATCTTAAGGAGCTGTTTATTAACGAAATCTTTTCATTCTGGCAATAAGCTGGCTGCAAAAGAGAGTTTTCTGTCCTCTGAGAACAGAAACAAGGGGGAAACGGTCCCTGAATGTCAGGATTCAACCAGCTTGTACCTGTGTGAACGCACACGCTCTTGGTTTTATCTCCTCTCTGATTAATacacagaaaggagagaggcagTGCTAAGCAGAACAGCCTTTGCAGTACTGTGGAACAGGTTTTACAATAGCCATGCAGGTACGAGGCAAATCATGGAGACAGGCTGCCCCTTCTAATGGCACCCAAGCCACACTGCACACTGACCCATGGAGAAAGACAGAGCTGGAGGCGAATGCCATCACACCAGGATAGGCGAGCAGCCTTCAGCCCTTCACAGCACTCTGCTGCAAAGCCCCTCTTGGCCTCCCCAGCCACCGTGACTCCCTTTCTGCGTTAGAAGCAATACATCCCAGAGAGAAGAGACCCTGGGCTTGAGCACCACCAACATGCAAATATGTGGGTCAGTGAGCAGTCAGTGCAGAGTATCTGCACCCACCTGCCTGAGGTCAAAGGACGCGATGCTGCTGTCATCACGGAGCAGGATGGTTATGGTACCTAAGGACCACGTGCTTTCAGCGAGCAGCCCAGACTTGAGAGACATCATCACTCTCCAGGCTTCAGGAGTGCCTGCAACATAAACACATCATACCTCCAGATCCTGGGCTTTAGAACCAAAAAGGAGGGACTggatactgcttttttttttttccccctctcacAAAGAGCACGGCCTGTTTAAGACATTGCACAGTCTCCATGCAAAAGCAATCTCTGCACAGACAGTGCCCAACACAAACATTAAACCTGATCCTTCCGGGTCCCTTCACCCTTGCGTTAccacagaatgacagaacatCCCAACTAACCTGGGAAAGTAGACTTCTTACAAAGCTGGCAGAGCCCTTCCATTTGGCAGCACTGTACCAAAGAAGGATGGCAGCACCCAGCCTCTCGATGGGcacaagcagaaaagcaggagaTTCTTCTTACCAACACCTTTTGCTGTCAGCCTCCTCCTTTTCTGTAACACCAGTTCGGTAGCTTCTGCTGACCCTGGAGGGAAGGAGACGGCTCGTCGCTTCCAGGCAGGCCGTACCGCTGACGGTGTCCTCTGTGAGGTGGCAACTAGCAGTCCTGTCTTCTGCATTCCCATCCCCGACTGTGGGGATGGAGAtttgctgggagcagggcgATTCTCCTGCGGtttgggctgctgctgcatctgcCCCTGCCCAGTGCTGCGCGGGATGCTGTACATCCCCACTTCATGATGCTTGACAGGTGGGCCACAGCTGCCATCTACCGGTCGCTTGCAGTTCTAGATGGAAAGCAAAGGCATCGACAACATGAGATTATCAAGCCAGAAACAGGCAACCCAAACACAGTCGGGAGAAATGCTCAGAGCCAGAGGACACGGCTGATCTACCCAGATCTTCCTCTCGGGCTCACCATCCGGCTCATAGGGTTTGGTGATCTTCTCATTGGTCGtagcagaggagctggaccGATCAAAGGAAACATATCGAGACTGAGCGGCACAAAAACACCTGGATCACATCCCAGGTGGCTTCAAACCGCAGTCAGAGTTCAAGGTTCTGCTGTTATATCGACACCAACTTTGTACTAGACCCACACTTAGATCAGGTCCGTGTCAGTCTAAAAGACAAGCACGACTCAACAAGGGTACCAAGGAACTGGCTGCTACTCACAGAACGTGTATttctaaaaagcaaaagctttcatGAATGCTACGGAAACTAAGCAAACCTCAAGGAGACGTTGCAGAAACATTTCTCTGAGAGACCCTTTGTGGGCTCACTTGCTAAATACATCAGGAAAGACCTCAGCCAGCTGCAAATGGCgttccccagggctgctgcactATGTAGACTTTGGCACAGTCCTTACTTTTCTGAGACCACTTCTGATTCGAGCAACAGCCTCATTAGCTATGTGCTGCATTTGGGGACTTGGGAAAACTGATCCCACCAGAAGTGTCTGTTCTGGTACATTCCCTCCAATTAATACGGGTGAGACCGACCTGGGATTGACGTGGGGACAGACCGATCTCTGCAGAGGGTTGGGGAGGACAGCACTCCCACTGGCTTGCTCGCACCTCACAGCAGATGCCACACTCCAAAAGATAACACATCCCAACAGAGGATATGCCAATTGCTGCCACACTGCTGAGTTAAAAGTGTGCTCACGTGGAGCAGCAAGATCACATACGGCACAAATAACCACGCTAATGGCAACTCTGCTCACAGTCGAAGGCAAGTCACACTGGGTTTCCCTCGGGAGCTGCACTCACTACTAGATACATCCActgtgtcatttaaaaaaaattgatttgggTTCTGCTTTTTGGGTCCCGTCTGCCTTATTGCTTCTTTTACTTGCAGGGGTTAATTGGACATCCGCAAGACCCGTCATTTCAGGACTCGCTGCCATCCCTAGGAAGTTACAGCAGTCTGTGACACTGCTTGGCAGTCCATCCCGTGAAGTCACCAAAGCCCAGCACTCAGCACCGCCTTACCTGCAGAGCTGTTAGCCATATTCCCACCCACGGGATAAGGTGGGCCCTGGCAGTTGATCACGCCAGCCGTGCTGTTAGCTCGCTGTCCATAAAGAGGTCCAGCGCCCATCATTCCCTCTTGGTTCATGCTGAGATAACCAGGAGGCCAGAATGTCTGCTTCTCCAAGGCAAGGAAGAAACAGACATTCACTCCAAATAATGATGCCTTGATTCATGTTTGGGAACTGGCCTCTTTCGTTACACGgtgaaggcagaggaaaaagcCTTCCAGAAGGCAAATCTTGAAGGAAGCGTACGTTCACTGTCACCCCAACTCGGGGTTACTGCAGCCGTGGCTTTCAAAGCCAGCTGTGACGCAGGGAATGGATTGAATACATTGAGACCAAGGGAATGTTCATGCCTCACCAGTTTTGGATGGAGCTGACAGCAGCGTGCACGGTGGTGGCAGCCACTCCTTGTGCTCTGTGAGCCATGCCACCTGCTGGGGCGCACATCCCTGCCCACACCCAAGGAGGCATACCGCCATGCATctggctccctgctgccatcgGGTTCGTGCTTCCTCCCATCCCTGCACTGTGGGAGGTGGCACTGGACAGAGTGCTGCAGTTGGGCTGCAAGGGATAACCTCCTAAAGGGATGACAAGAGGGGAAGACAGCATCGTTCAACTAGATAGTTCATGAATCACCACACAGACCGCCTATCAGCAAATATTTACAGGTCACTGGACCTGTAAATGGAGGTAAGGGAGAGTCTTCAGACTTCTACAAGAAGTCAAAGCACTTGGATAGAAGCCAAGTAACATGTGTTCTGACACAGCTAAGTAACAACACTGATTCTAAAGCTGTCTGACACTCTCCCAGACTTCAGCCAACCACACTAAGCTATACAGTACGGGACAGGATGTAAAAAGAGTCTCTAAACCCTTTCCAGAACATACAACGTGTAATTTTCCTCCCCTATGAAGCTAAGTGGTTCTTCAACACACTGGAGGTGCTACCTACATCTTTCTAAGCTAGGAGGAAAGATGCAACGTTTAAAAGCTCAGCTGGCACTGAAAGCAACACCCTTCATGAATCTCAGCATAACACACAAAGCGCAGGTTGCTCCAGCTCATGAGCAGTGGACTGTTTTCCAATACCCACGGATGAAGAGGAGACAAATCAAACCACTTTCTCCTAAGGCAAGACGTTGCCACCAACAGAGGCCTTTCCCATTCACTGCACCTGGTTCCCCCCTTGAGAAGCTGGCCATGCCTCACCTTGAGGGCCATGCTGCCCGGCCTGTAGTCTGTAGCTGCCCATGCAGTTCTGCTGGTACAGCCCCATTGCAGCGTGCATTTGTCCTCCAGAAGATGGATGGAGAAACAAAGCTGAGCTGGGCaggggagagctgtgctggggcaccTGAGCGTTCCTCTGCAAGTAACCTGGTCACCCATGGAGAGGAGCAGGCAGTGAGTAAAGTACCCAGAGGTGCCACTGGACACGCGTGTGTCTTTAACAGCAGTTCACAGGGCCCACTAACAGCACCCTTCCAGCACCAGCCAAGGCACATTTTACAGCTGTTGATAGTAGGGTGCCAGCGTTACCCACTAAGATAACAGATCCAATTTCCTCTGTCATCCAAGGAAAACACCTTCACCACCAAAGCTGGAATTTTACACTCATTTTCCCTTATTCTCAGATGAGGAATTGTCACTCAGTAGTTTCACGACCACCCCTCGCTGGAAAGCTTAAGGTCACGGGCCTTGGAAAACCAGCAGTCATAGGAAAGAGTTGCCAAAGCCAGAGGAATCATCTTACAATCTCAACTACTAGCTTGCATCAAACACTCAGAGGCCAAAGGACCGCTAACAGTCAAACATGGTGCCAGGTGCTGAAATGCTGGCAGTTaacagcactggcacagccttCAGATGCCATCTCGGCACGGAACTCATGTTATCAGGCCAGGTACTTCTCAGCTATGCATCTAGCTTTACAGATGGATTTGTACCATGAGATCCAACCCCAAGTCACACACCTTGGTCTCGCACAGTGCCTGACTGGTTGATGGAAGGATGCAGGACACTGTCCCGCTGGACACTGGGTGCTTGGGGCAGCACCGGATCGCCTGCACCAGACGGGTCCTgcaacacagagaaacagatcAGCCACAAAGAGACTTGCGTTATTGTCAGTAACGTGTTACCTAGCAGCACCATGTTTCTGAGGAGTGTGATGCCTGCACGTGGgaggagagaagcagagagtgcactgctgctttccacCTACCAAATCATTTTCTCAGGATGCCAAACCTCAAGGCAAAGAGTGCTCTTCTAACTAAACCCTTGTAAAGGACACCCTCCAACTCTGATATCTCTGTTAATCAGCCAGAAATGACACAACCTGGTACCCCCaaaggaagggagcaggggAGTTCACCCATCTCAGGGAGAGGGCTGCAAGTCCTGGCACAACCGGCTCAAGGGAGCCCCTTAGTTTATGCTGCAAACAGCAAGGTTTCTTTTCAGTGACAAGGGGAACCACCACTGCACACCGTGTCCCATTGACACCAGACCGGGAGCTCTGCACCACATCCTCCAGGTGCACAGAGACACCTCCAAACCTGATGAGATGGGCACAGATCTGATGGAGAGCTCTGGGCACTGCCGCCTTCCTTCTTAGGGCTCGCCTCCGTCACACTGCTTCCCTAGTGGGAACCAGAGAGGTACTGGGGTTCTGGAGCTGaagtaaaataacagaaattaagATGACTCTTGCACAGCCATCTCAGGTCGCCCTCTTGCTCAGGCACTGCACGATCAGACCAAGGAGACATTGCCTCCGGGCTGCCTCCAGCTTGGAGGCCACAAGGGTTCGGGCTTCCAAACAATCAGCAAGCATGTGGATGAGCCACCTTCCTGCTGGGGAGCCCCCTGACATCATTACAGCCTCCTCTGGTACCGTACTGGGAGACGCGTTAGAGTTCATTCGCCTGGACATCCTTCCTCccatcagcagctgctcctACACTGACCTTCATTCATACTGCGATACCATCCACTCGCAGCACGAGCTGTCCTgcaagacagagaaaggaaacGTGGGATTCGTGCAAATCCAGAAGCCCAAGGCTGTGTCACCAGCATGTATTGCAGCCTTGAGAAGTAAGCTGCAACTGCAACCTTTGCCATAGTTAAAACAGGCACCGTAAA
This region includes:
- the LOC110391827 gene encoding LOW QUALITY PROTEIN: AT-rich interactive domain-containing protein 1A-like (The sequence of the model RefSeq protein was modified relative to this genomic sequence to represent the inferred CDS: substituted 1 base at 1 genomic stop codon), with the translated sequence MVLLGNTLLTITQVSLWLICFSVLQDPSGAGDPVLPQAPSVQRDSVLHPSINQSGTVRDQGYLQRNAQVPQHSSPLPSSALFLHPSSGGQMHAAMGLYQQNCMGSYRLQAGQHGPQGGYPLQPNCSTLSSATSHSAGMGGSTNPMAAGSQMHGGMPPWVWAGMCAPAGGMAHRAQGVAATTVHAAVSSIQNWPPGYLSMNQEGMMGAGPLYGQRANSTAGVINCQGPPYPVGGNMANSSAGMAASPEMTGLADVQLTPASKRSNKADGTQKAEPSRYVSFDRSSSSATTNEKITKPYEPDGEPERKIWNCKRPVDGSCGPPVKHHEVGMYSIPRSTGQGQMQQQPKPQENRPAPSKSPSPQSGMGMQKTGLLVATSQRTPSAVRPAWKRRAVSFPPGSAEATELVLQKRRRLTAKGVGTPEAWRVMMSLKSGLLAESTWSLGTITILLRDDSSIASFDLRQLPGLLELLVEYFRCCLIEIFGIPKEYEVGEPGQRTPCELESGLLHWQIGGGYTTELSQTHFESKGVRSMAESNQNAREGKAPPSDSSSTILEDKPCHKDETLLCPIHDWQDSLAKHXLCVSSIIRSLSLMPGNDAELSKHARLLLILGKLLLLHHEHPEHEQAPLSSVREEEREQRVSCNKEEWWWDCLQVLCENALVTLANISGQLDPSPFPKSLCLPILDGLLHWAVCPSAEAQEPFPALEPNAVLSPQRLVLETLSKLSTRDSNGPVLDPSLQERH